The Chloroflexota bacterium genome contains a region encoding:
- a CDS encoding DUF3052 family protein — protein MPEKDYSHRDVTDKLGLKPGFLVRVIGKGRNKELLARVGEKIGRAVTRSGKTPADVILYWPKSAGEITGTLIELKTAIVSNGGIWVITAKRGLPGYINQDGIIPLGLAAGLVDNKICSLSEEESAMRFVIRKENRK, from the coding sequence ATGCCAGAAAAAGACTATTCTCACCGCGACGTGACCGACAAGCTGGGCCTCAAGCCCGGCTTCCTTGTTCGGGTGATAGGCAAAGGCCGTAACAAGGAGTTGCTGGCGCGCGTGGGCGAGAAGATCGGGCGGGCGGTGACACGGTCTGGCAAAACGCCCGCCGACGTGATTTTGTATTGGCCGAAGTCGGCAGGCGAAATCACGGGAACGCTGATCGAGTTGAAAACGGCCATCGTTTCAAATGGCGGCATCTGGGTGATCACGGCCAAGCGCGGCCTGCCCGGCTACATCAATCAGGACGGCATCATTCCTCTTGGTCTGGCCGCCGGTTTGGTGGATAATAAAATCTGCTCATTGTCCGAAGAAGAGAGCGCGATGAGGTTTGTGATACGAAAGGAAAACCGGAAATGA